In the Juglans microcarpa x Juglans regia isolate MS1-56 chromosome 6D, Jm3101_v1.0, whole genome shotgun sequence genome, one interval contains:
- the LOC121234076 gene encoding pectin acetylesterase 8-like — MPELIVLCQIKNILAPGVADPHGYCHSCKVDIKNCSPTQLTTMQDFRMQFLSAVNGLSTSSSRGLFIDSCYAHCQTEMQETWLRDDSPLLARTFPSTETNSIII, encoded by the exons ATGCCTGAACTCATTGTTCTCTGTCAGATAAAAAACATTTTGGCACCTGGTGTTGCGGACCCCCATGGCTACTGTCATAGCTGCAAAGTTGATATAAAGAACTGCTCACCCACTCAATTAACTACCATGCAAG atttcaggATGCAATTTTTAAGTGCAGTGAATGGACTGAGCACCTCTTCATCTAGAGGATTATTCATAGACTCTTGCTATGCCCACTGCCAAACCGAAATGCAGGAGACATGGTTACGGGATGATTCTCCATTGCTGGCTAGAACA TTTCCCTCTACAGAAACTAATTCCATTATTATATGA